In Spirochaetae bacterium HGW-Spirochaetae-1, the sequence CCAAGGCGCGGGGCGAGGCCATGGGCTTTGATACGAAAAAAGGACTGATGCAGCGTCCTGAGCGCGTAGCTTTTCTGAGTTTTTTCATAGTCCTGTATCCGTTTTTCAGGATACTCGCTGAGAATAACGGCCTTCATCCCGATATATCGCTCATCATCTCCGTTATTGTTATGACTGTTCTGGTTAATTTCACAGCCATTGTCCGCATTGTTGATCTTTTCAGGCAGATAAAAATAACCGATGTGGCCGCGAAAAATAAATAATTTGATGGTTGAACTACTAATACAAAAGCGCAGGCAGGTTGTGGATAGCTGCGGGGCTCCCAAAGCATGAACAGTTCGTTGAGCCGGGATCAAAGCATATTGGGGTCTCACTATATTGCAGAATATCACGACTGCAACACCACTTTTCTCGATACCCGGGAGCACCTTGAAACAATTATGATGGAGGCGGCGGGCCTTTCCGGCGCCACCATCATACAGCCTTTTTTTCATTCCTTTTCTCCCCAGGGGGTGAGCGGCGTCATCGTCATTGCCGAATCGCATTTTTCCATACACACATGGCCGGAATATGGGTATGCCGCCGTTGATCTTTTCAGCTGCGGCTTCTTTGATTTTACCAGGGCCTTCCGCCATATAAAGGAAGGCCTTGAGGCCGGGAATATGTCACTGTCCGTTGTTGAACGGGGATTGCTTCGGGGAGGAGCTACCGTTCCGGATCGCCTTGTACTGAGGGAGATAGTTTAGTCTTTTTTGACCTTTTCATGTTTAGGAACAACCTTGTGAGGAGAAGCAGAATAAGGACCGTCAGTGCCGTTATGAAATCGGCACTCTCCAGATTGGCACAGTGGGTACAGACGCCTGAACCGCTTATATTTTGCAGAATATGCCCCATGGATGTTTCCTTGTACAGGTGTTTATTTTAAGAGACCATAATTAAAAGTATACCCGTTGACCCATATGTTTCTGAAAAAACAAAAAAAAACCAATCTGCAGCAACTGCTTCTGAGAATTTCCGTATTGCCTGCCATGGCCCTTCTTTTAATAATACTGGGGATCATTCTTACCGCCTTTGCACTTATAGAACAGAACATCGTTTCTGACATCCGTATGACCGGCAAGGAACTCTTTCATGACACATCCAAGGCGCTGAAAAGGTCGGGAGAACTGGCTATCAGGGAAAAGGCCGGCGATATCGCGAAACAAATAGACCTTTTTATCCGGCTGCATAAGGGGGTCACGGTCGGATCGCTGCAGCGCAGCGGCGATTTTAACAAAATAGCCCTTCAACGTGTGGGAGATTCGGGGTACAGCAGCGTCATTGATATGAAAACAGGAGTTATCGTGGTTCATCCCGACAGGGCTTCGGTAGGAATGAGCCTGAAAAATATTGCCATTGATTCCCCGCAGTTGCTCGATGCGGCCGGGAATAAAAAAGAAATCTACGGTTACTATAAATGGCGGGACTCCGATGGTGTCGTCCGGGATAAGTTTATGTACCTGGAGAGGGTAAAAACATGGACCTCCGATGGTGTGCAACTGGGAGTGATTGTGACCATTTATTTCAGTGAGTTCATAAAACCCATTGAACATATCGAGGAGAAAATCGAGGCGGAGATAGGACGGACGCTGGGGACGCTGGACAGGTATCTCG encodes:
- the speD gene encoding adenosylmethionine decarboxylase encodes the protein MNSSLSRDQSILGSHYIAEYHDCNTTFLDTREHLETIMMEAAGLSGATIIQPFFHSFSPQGVSGVIVIAESHFSIHTWPEYGYAAVDLFSCGFFDFTRAFRHIKEGLEAGNMSLSVVERGLLRGGATVPDRLVLREIV